A region of Toxorhynchites rutilus septentrionalis strain SRP chromosome 1, ASM2978413v1, whole genome shotgun sequence DNA encodes the following proteins:
- the LOC129762862 gene encoding cathepsin B-like has protein sequence MFRALLFLTVCQAIVTTGFQTEIGPSYRSSGAIANTIRNLTKSWTAGANPLPISYYRGGVRLEYQDKFRLPMGIPVVPEVVTELPESFDARDQWPECSSIGEIRQQGCCGSCWAVAATSVMTDRWCIHSPERSQFTFGAYDLLSCCRQCGEGCQGGNTGPAWAYWVEWGLSSGGPYNSRSGCHPYPIDVCHSSTEENVAPLCSLKCHMSYNVTDTSRDRRYGKVAYSVAADEERIKEEIYLNGPVQAVFRVYVDFKAYKSGVYRHVWGPKSSNHAVKMLGWGVENGVKYWLCANSWGESWGDAGFFKIVRGENHLGIESDVHAGLPNFKKHEEA, from the coding sequence ATGTTCCGTGCGCTGCTTTTCCTGACAGTATGTCAGGCAATCGTAACGACTGGTTTCCAAACGGAGATTGGTCCCTCCTACCGTTCTTCTGGCGCGATTGCCAATACAATCCGCAACCTGACCAAAAGCTGGACGGCCGGAGCAAATCCACTACCCATCTCGTACTACCGTGGCGGAGTGCGGCTAGAGTATCAGGACAAATTTCGTCTCCCGATGGGGATCCCGGTGGTTCCCGAGGTAGTGACCGAACTGCCGGAATCGTTTGACGCACGAGACCAGTGGCCGGAGTGTTCGAGTATTGGGGAGATCCGTCAGCAGGGCTGCTGCGGATCATGCTGGGCGGTGGCGGCCACATCGGTTATGACCGATCGTTGGTGTATTCACTCACCGGAGCGATCGCAGTTTACGTTTGGAGCGTACGATTTGCTGTCCTGCTGTCGACAGTGTGGCGAAGGATGCCAGGGTGGAAACACAGGTCCGGCGTGGGCTTATTGGGTCGAATGGGGACTGTCTAGTGGTGGTCCGTACAATTCCCGTAGTGGATGCCATCCGTATCCGATTGATGTGTGTCATTCGTCGACTGAAGAGAACGTTGCTCCGTTGTGTTCCCTCAAGTGTCACATGAGTTATAACGTGACAGATACTTCCCGGGATAGGCGGTACGGAAAAGTTGCTTACTCAGTGGCAGCCGATGAGGAGAGGATCAAGGAGGAGATTTATTTGAATGGTCCAGTGCAAGCTGTTTTCCGGGTTTATGTGGATTTCAAGGCATACAAAAGTGGTGTCTATAGACACGTGTGGGGACCGAAGTCATCCAATCACGCGGTGAAAATGCTTGGTTGGGGCGTCGAAAATGGTGTCAAATATTGGTTGTGTGCCAATTCCTGGGGCGAATCGTGGGGAGATGCTGGATTCTTCAAGATAGTGAGAGGCGAGAATCATTTGGGCATCGAAAGTGATGTTCACGCCGGTTTACCGAATTTCAAGAAACACGAGGAAGCATAA